The Gouania willdenowi chromosome 5, fGouWil2.1, whole genome shotgun sequence sequence AACTGAACTATGACTCGGTTAAATATGAAGGTTGGTGTATTTCTGAATGTTTAGTAGATGTGTGTCAaaagtttttgttatattttgattgtttttttcaaaatgtgggtTTTTTCATCTCCAGTTTACGAGTAATGGAAACATCTCACTGATGCATTTTAATGAGCTTCAGAGACGTTAATGGTTACAGTGGAGCTTTGATCACATGATAAACATGATGCTATGAAGGTTCCCATGACAACACACCTGACCAATGAGGAGTGAGAAACCTCCGTCCAATCAGCTTCATTCACCCTctgcctcagtgtgtgtgtgtgtgtgtgtgtgtgtgtgtgtgtgtgtgtgtgtgtgtgtgtgtgtgtgtgtgtgtgtgtgtgtgtgtgtgtgtgtgtgtgtgtgtgtgtgtgtgtgtgtgtgtgtgtgtgtgtgtgtgtgtgtgttacctggaTAAAGCCTTGAGGCAGGCTGGTGGGACGGTTCCTCTGATGAACATCACTGGTCTCCTGGTGATGGTTTCCAGAGGTTCAGGCAGAACAATGGGTCTCAGACTCAGGTCCAGACCTTCATAGATACGTCTGAAGAAGCCCAGCTCTGAGTTGTAGAGAACGACCACTGGTTCCTCGATGTACCTCCTCCTGCAGACATCACACACACTCCATGAGTCCATGTGGAACCAGTGGAACATGTGGAGGTGGGACTCACTTCATGAGGAACGTTTCCCACAGTCTCTTCACTGCTTTCTGAGCGAGTCCTTCTAGAACAAAGATGTGTTTGTTCTGGTCCATCAGGTGGAATCCACTGATCACATCCAGATGTTCCATGTCCTCATGGTGGAAGTTCATGAGGTGATTGgacagaagtgtgtgtgtgtgtcctagtGCGAAAGCTTCAGAGTTGATGGTGATGATCTCTGAGCTCAGCTCGTCCATCATAGACCAACCACTGCATCCAACGATGAAGACGATGCGTCCAAATGGAGCAGAAAGCATGACAGGGTGGGCTAGCTCCGCCCTTACTTTGAGGGTGGAGTTAAAGTCATAGTAATGACCCTGAGGAAGGGGGGGTCTGCTAGTGGGGGCCATTAGAGGTGGAGGAGAACATCTGATCACTAACTTCTCCTCCACACTTCTTCTTCTCCCCTGTAGCAGATCAGAGAGGTCCAGTCGTGCTACTccatgattggctaatgctgagCTCTGCTTCCTGTCATCACCTGTGGTTACGTTCTCCTTCAACCACTTCCTGTCTCTGTCGTGGACTTCTATCTCCATCAGTGGAGCAGACAGCAGGTCTCTGAGCTCCTCTGGACTCATCAGACCAGTTAGGATCACGTTCACGTCTCTGAGGTCAATGTTCGCTCTGTGTTTGTGACACTTGGTCCTGTGCTTGTCCTGTGTGTGTAGCTTATATTGGCaatacacacccacacattcctcctacacacacacacacacacacacacacacacacacacacacacacacacacacacacacacaatgagagtGACTACACAAAGGTTCAGTCCAACATGTTAGTttgaaccagggttggggtcagttatattTATAGTCAcataattgattattaattacaattattacgtAATTATAACTgttattttaattgaaataatttgttgccttgtaattgtaattgagttcagataattgacttggtaattgtaattggcatgaacatttacaatttGATTAATTTTAAACCATTTCTATGTctcacatatactgtacatagttCACCTGTCACTTCTTTTCAGTATAATTTTTACAttcttttaaaactttaaaatggaTATAGTGACatgaaaaaggctcagacgtccacaccataaatattaaaaccaatatattcattgattgattaagaaccctaacaaggtaatcaatagatgagaaactaattatatgatagataatatttattagtgtattttacagctgattatagacatgagtcaaactgacccgttagcattagagatgctaacagaaagctaacacaagaggaaggctacatttaataatatttcatgagatgtgacctctgtctacattcctcagaagcactcTATTTCACTAttccaatcctgattggccggtgaagaccctcccacctcctataaaagtcCCCGGGCTCATGTCGGCACTGTGCGGTGTTCAACACTTGGTGCCTCCACAGCACATTGGCACATCTTTCGAGCAGGGCCCCCATCCTCTGCACACGGCGCTCCTGCCACGGTGGACGGAGAAAAGTTGACTCCTCTggacgctgctgctgctcaagGCTCCAGCTGGGGCTTTCAGCTGAACATGGATACCTCCCCACTTGACGAAGACATCTTCATTATAGACTGTGATGAGTATGAGGACGAGGTCACCCCGGCTCGGGACGAACTGTCGGCCGCCCTTGCTGCCTCTCAGGAGGACATGGAGGGCTCCATGCCTGTCTCCTATCCTTTGAGACTGGACATGGTGGACGTGTGTAAACTTGCTGCTACACAGTTGGCCATTCTTTGGCCCAGCGTTGTGACTCAAACCACCAGGTCCCGCTATGAGGGGAAGAAGCTCACCATTTCATGGGGCGCTCCGAGGCAAATCCTCCCGGTCTTCCCTGAGCTGCTCATCAAAGTAGCACGTCCCTGGGGTAGCTGTGCAACTGCTGTGTCTCCGCAGAGACGCATGTTGCCGTTAAATGCGTGGCACGGGTGGTTTTATTGTCCTGATGTCATCAGCTGGTGCcgctcgataagcatgtctacactacgggagtttccatatcccatagtgagacatctcatgaaatatgatgaaaaagaaCTTTCGGTTACTCTCATAGCctcggttctatgagtaatatgggtgagatgtctcaccagactgcCCTTCTTTCTGGAACGAGAAAAGGTTTATTTATATGAATGGTGCGCACCTGTccgtgtcctccttttataggaagTGGGAGGGAAATAGAGAGCTTCTGAGGAATGTAGACAGAGgtcacatcccatagtgagacatctcactcatgttACTCATAGAACCGAGGCTATGTGAGTAACCTAAAgcgttatttattaaaggctcagtaattgtaattagttgtaattgacttaaaggggaaaaataatagttgtaatttggaaaaaatgcaggtcaacGTAATCagaattgagttgtaattgaacatggataattaaagacagaattgtaattgaaaaatgtaattgaccctaaccctggtttGAACCTTGAACATCTCACCTGTAGGACGTGGAACGGGACGGGAGATGAAGGCATGGAGGACACAGACCTTATGTTGAGAACCAGTGGGTTGAGCTCAGTCTGAAGGTCAGTGGATAACAATGGTTGGTCCACACACACGTTACACACCATCTCCAACACACCCTCAGAACGTACAGAGAACCGTTCAGTCAGCGACGACTCGCCTACAGCAACAACCAGGGAAACAGCAGTGATctgtgcagtttgcatgttctccctgctCTGCTTCACTGTTCTGTTCATATTCTCAGTACTAGTACAACTACTTAGTTTAGGTTTACTAGtgactttactagtgaagctaAATGGTGTCActagttagcatcatatgctaatTAGAACTTGCTTTTAATagtattccaaccaatcagagagctttATTTAGTTCTAATCCCTCCTATTTCATCTTCATTAGGGCTACTAGTGGGTCTATAGACTACtagtagaccagtggttctcaacctgtggtacgtgtacccctaggggtacttgaacacctctaaggaggtacacagaaacatttgccagtttttttttttaaattacagtcttttttaaatgcacacatactttttttctcatccacaataataatttgtggcacaactttttaaaatacaccaaaaggttcaaattctaaaatgagcaaaacatcagaaataaatgaatgaaaaaaggcttaaattcaaggttaatgtagGATGAGACACAAGTTTAGAcactaataaataaagtataatacGAGCTCAGGGAGATATGAGCAATAACATGGAAACAGtgtagtagactaaaaacattcaactagtactactagtaaatatatAGACTACTAGTGAATACATAGACTACTAGTTAATATATAGACTACTAGTGAGTATATAGACTACTAGTGAGTATATAGACTACTAGTAAATATACAGACTACTAGTAAATATACAGACTACTAGTAAATATATAGACTACTAGTGAATATATagactactagtgaatctataaACTACTAGTGAATTTATAGACTACTAGTGAATATATAGACTACTAGTGAGTATATAGACTACTAGTAAATATACAGACTACTAGTAAATATACAGACTACTAGTAAATATATagactactagtgaatctatagactactagtgaatatatagactactagtgaatatatagactactagtgaatatatagactactagtgaatatatagactactagtgaatctataaactactagtgaatctatagACTACTAGTGAATATATAGACTACTAGTAAATATATAGACTACTAGTGAATATATAGACTACTAGTGAATATATAGACTACTAGTGAATATATAGACTACTAGTAAATATATAGACTACTAGTGAATATATAGACTACTAGTGAATATATAGACTACTAGTGAATATATAGACTACTAGTGAATATATAGACTACTAGTAAATCTATAGACTACTAGTGAATATATAGACTACTAGTGAATATATagactactagtgaatctatagactactagtgaatatatagactactagtgaatctatagACTACTGGTGAATATATAGACTACTGGTGAATCTATAGACTACTGGTGAATATATATAGACTACTGGTGAATATGTAGAGTACTGGTGAATATGTAGACTACTAGTGAATATGTAGACTACTAGTGAATATATagactactagtgaatctatagACTACTAGTGAATATATATAGACTACTAGTGAATATATAGACTACTGGTGAATATATagactactagtgaatctatagACTACTAGTGAATATATAGACTACTAGTGAATATATAGACTACTAGTGAATATATAGACTACTGGTGAATCTATAGACTACTGGTGAATATATAGACTACTAGTAAATATATagactactagtgaatctatagactactagtgaatctatagACTACTGGTGAATCTATAGACTACTAGTAAATATATAGACTACTAGTAAATATATAGACTACTAGTAAATATATAGACTACTGGTGAATATATAGACTACTGGTGAATCTATAGACTACTGGTGAATCTATAGACTACTGGTGAATCTATAGACTACTGGTGAATATATAGACTACTAGTAAATCTATAGACTACTAGTGAATATATAGACTACTAGTGAATATATAGACTACTGGTGAATATATAGACTACTGGTGAATATATAGACTATTGGTGAATCTATAGACTACTGGTGAATATATAGACTACTAGTGAATATATAGACTACTAGTAAATCTATagactactagtgaatctatagACTACTAGTGAATATATAGACTACTAGTGAATATATAGACTACTAGTGAATATATAGACTATTGGTGAATCTATAGACTATTGGTGAATCTATAGACTACTGGTGAATATATATagactactagtgaatctatagAGTACTACTGAATCTATAGACTATTAGTAGACATACATAGACTAACAAGCTTTATGAACCGACCTGAGATCAAACTCATGAGGCTGATGCTCATTGATGCACTTCCTCTTTTCTTCATGTCCACAGCagcaggatgatgatgatgatgatgatgatgatgatgatatatgtCTGCAGAGGAACGAGGAGTCAATCCATCACATAGTTCAGTTAGACGAGCTGAAGGATTAGGActgaattaaaactaaaacaacaatTTTCCTCAGAATGTTTAAATTCAGACTAAATGATAATTTCCTGTTGTgatgaatgaattaataatgAGGTAAAGAACCTGTGTGTGTTCCCAGCTCGGCCTCAGACCCTGTTGGGTCCTCCTTCCTCGCTTTGAACACCATTGTCTTCACACATcctaaaggtcaa is a genomic window containing:
- the cfap92 gene encoding uncharacterized protein cfap92, with the protein product MNRCDQEDMEEGLGEDVRGLQTSSHLEDQCDIIDQSDASYQVTWTVCIAVAVPRGEEVDNGEMSIKSKKIPPKGSKGSASLVKVLQAQSWFHVEYKLLPSDTHTTQVDVLVFGDVAKLYRHDGSEIVRTWHEADQTWVGWENRRNVKVDKNLVLGLTSHQIRLQIWTRKSKLCAQARYQRMKGLYLPQHQNHQNHQNHQNHQNQQGGGCVKTMVFKARKEDPTGSEAELGTHTDIYHHHHHHHHHHPAAVDMKKRGSASMSISLMSLISGESSLTERFSVRSEGVLEMVCNVCVDQPLLSTDLQTELNPLVLNIRSVSSMPSSPVPFHVLQEECVGVYCQYKLHTQDKHRTKCHKHRANIDLRDVNVILTGLMSPEELRDLLSAPLMEIEVHDRDRKWLKENVTTGDDRKQSSALANHGVARLDLSDLLQGRRRSVEEKLVIRCSPPPLMAPTSRPPLPQGHYYDFNSTLKVRAELAHPVMLSAPFGRIVFIVGCSGWSMMDELSSEIITINSEAFALGHTHTLLSNHLMNFHHEDMEHLDVISGFHLMDQNKHIFVLEGLAQKAVKRLWETFLMKRRYIEEPVVVLYNSELGFFRRIYEGLDLSLRPIVLPEPLETITRRPVMFIRGTVPPACLKALSRLQQLTEVKQMKSAVDCDLFPSAEMILSLKKEYDSIHRGNTHTSSRCVSTHTHTPMSTKQFIS